The genomic DNA GTAATGCCATGCAATAAAACAAAAACAGGGAATTATGATAGGCAAATAAAAATTTCCCCCACATAAAAGGATATTTACGAGGGAGATCCGGACACGGGATCAGAGCTCAGCGGCGATTTTTTCGATCATGGTCCTGATATCAAGCCAGACAACCAGTCCGCTTTTATCCTTCTCACCGGTTGTTTTTGTCTTCTTCCTGATGACACCCAGAATGTCCCGGTGAGTCTTCTGCGATGATGTATTCTCCTTGTCGATATCTTCATTGCCATAAGTTGTAACAGAGAAGACATCATCCACGAGGATGCCGATTGGCTTTTCTGTTATCGAACGATCAAGCACGATGATCCGGGATTTTTTCTTCCCCGATGATTCGGTGGTGATATGCATGAGATCTTTCAGGTCAATGATGGTGGTTATCATTCCCCGAAGGTCTATGATACCCTTTAGATAAGGAGGGGTGTTTGGGAGCGGAGTTACTTCGGTCTGGGTGATCACCTCCCTGGTATCAAAGAGATCAATTGCAAAGAGTTCATTACCAAGGATGAATTCAACGACCTGGATGGTCCCTGCCCCCTTTGTCCTGATCCGTGACGTTGTCTGAACGGGAGCCTGTATTGCAGGTCCTTCCTCATCAAAGGCTGCCTGGGCCTCAACACTATAGGTTGCCATGATATATCCTCTCCTGATACTTGGTTTATTCATTCATAAACTTACCCCTGTCGGTTGGCATACAGGGAAAATGGACATACCAGAGGCAGGTAAATAAATCCTGAATCAACCGGATTTAAGTAATCAGGCCGCAATTGAAGCGACCTCACAGGATTATACAGTGCACTACGAAAATTCCTTATTATAACAGGACATAAACCTCATCAATTATCCCACGGTCACGAAATATATGCATACCTCCTCACGCACCTCATCAGATATTTTAAAAATACTCCTTGTTGATGACGAGGATGTGGTTCTGCATGCTACCCGTGAGTATCTGAAGACATGTTTCTCTTTTGATGTTGATATTGCAGTATCAGGATCCTCCGCCCTTGCCAGACTTTCAGAAAACGAGTACGATGCCATCATTGCTGATTATGAGATGGAATCTATGAGCGGACTGGATCTCCTCAAGGCTATCAGGGAACGCGGGGATGATACCCCATTTATTATCTTCACCGGAAAGGGGAGGGAGGAGGTTGTTATTGAGGCATTTGAACGCGGTGCAGACGGTTATGTTCAGAAAGGCGGTGAAATTCGATCCCAGTTTGCAGAACTGGCCCAAAAGGTGAGAACCGCAGTATGCAGTACACGATCGGCACGAGCAGTTCATGAACAGGATACCAGACACCGGATACTCTTTGAAACGATGGGGCAGGGAGTGATATACCAGGACAGGGACGGTACAATCATCGAAGCAAACCCTGCAGCAGAAAGAATCCTTGGGATCCCTCTGGATCAACTTACCGGAAAGCGATGGGATGAGTTATCCCTACACATGATTCAGGAAGACAACTCTCCGTTTCCGGTAGAGAAGCAGCCATCAACACAGGCCCTGCACACGGGAAAGGTGATTGCCGATACCATTATGGGTATCTGCCATTCGGATGATGATGAATGCCGATGGATTCACGTGGATGCCACACCCCTGTTTCGGAATGGAGATGAGAAACCCTTTCAAGTTTATTCGATATTATCAGACATTACCGGACTTCGGGCAATAAAAGAACAGGTTACCCTCCATGCAGAGCGGATATCAGCCTTCCTTGAACTGAACCGGTTGAATGCTCCATCACGTGCAGAGCTTCTGGATTATGCAATAAATGCATGTCTGAAGATTACTCAGAGTCAGTTCTCATTTATTGGTCTTGTTAATCCTGATGAGACCGAAGTCACCATCCATGCCTGGTCACCTTCGGTTATAGAGACTTGCAGGGTACAGGAACAGAAGAAGAATTTCCAGGTTGCGGATTCAGGAATCTGGGGGGATGTGCTGAGAACGCGAAAGCCTCTTATCCTGAATTCATTTCAGGACCTAGACTCCGGTAAAAAAAGATTTGTAAAAGGCCATGTTCCTATCACCAGGTTTTTGGAGGTTCCGGTTTTTGACGGGGATAGGATCGTTGCTCTTCTGGCGGTAGCAAATAAAACCCGTCCATATAATGAGGACGACAGTCAGGCACTCATTGCCTTTGGAAATGAATTATGGGGGATTATACATCAAAGAGAGACCAGGGAGGCTTTATTTCTTAAGAATTATGCAATTGAATCATCGATGAACGGGATTGCTATCGCAGACCTCTCAGGAATACTGACTTATGTAAACCCTGCTTTTTTGTCAATCTGGAATTATCATCATCGAGATGAGGTGATCGGAAAGAGTGCGATTACATTCTGGAAGAACCATGACCAGGCTGCAGAAGTTATCGAGGCAATCAAAACTGCAAAACAATGGCAGGGAGAGATGGAAGCTGAACGGACAGATGGTTCTCATGCGATCCTCTTAGTTTCAGCCCATTCCATACTGGATGAATCAGGCACCCCTCAGGCCATTATGGCATCTTTCATTGATATTACTGATAAAAAAATGGCAGAACAGGAACTCATTCAGGCAAATAATATCATTGAGGGTATGCTTAATGGCATCCATGATATCGTGGGCCTGCAGCTTCCTAACCATTCGGTTGTCAGGTATAATAAAGCAGGGTATGAGGCTCTTGGTCTATCCGCTTCTGAAGTTGTGGGAAAGAAATGCTATGAACTCATCGGCAGGGATACCCCCTGTGTTCCTTGTGCGACCAGTGAAGCTATTGCACGAGGACAGTTATATACAATTCAGAGATATAGCCCTGAAATTGGAAAGTTCCTTGAATGCACCAGTAATCCTATCCTCAACGATCAGGGAAAGCCAGAGCTTATTGTTGAACTCCTTCATGATATCACCAGTCAGAAAAAGGCTGAAGAGGCACTCAGGGAGAGTGAGGAACGGTTTCGCCAGCTCTTCAACAATGCATCAGATGCCATTTTCCTCCATGAACTGCATGATGATAACTCCCATGGGCGATTCATTGAGGTCAATGATGCAGCTTGCAGGGCTCTTGGGTATTCACATGAGGAACTCCTTGAGAAAGCGGTGTTTGATATTAATACCCTATCTGACAAAGAGGCTGCTCCGGATATCACCAGGCAGCTTATCAGTGAAGGACATGCCTTATTTGAAGGCACCCATGTCAGGAAAGACGGCTCTATCTTTCCGGTCGAGGTTTCAGCACATCTCTTCGAGCTTCATGGATCACGGGTGGTCCTTTCCATCTGCCGGGATATCACTGAACGGAAACGGAGCGAAAAGTCAATAATCGAAGCGAACCGGAAACTTCAGCTTCTATCCAGTATCACCAGACACGATATCTTAAATTCACTTGGGGGTCTTCTCCTCTTCCTTGATAGTATTCCACGATCAGATCTCTCGCCTGTTGTCAGAGAAAACCTCCACCGGATTGAGGCATACGCACTGACTATTCAAAAACAGATCAAATTTACCCATGATTATCAGGTTCTGGGACTGCAAAAGGCAATCTGGCAGGATCTTTCCCGCTGTTTTCAGAAAGCATCCGATCAATTTGATACAGGGAGGATAACGGTTGAAGAACATCTGTCAGGGATAGAGATCTTTGCTGATCCCATGCTGGAGAAGGTCATATACAACCTGATTGATAACGCCCTTCGGTATGGTGGCGCCAAGCTCTCGAAGATATTCGGATATTACCGAACGGACGGTGAAGATCTGATATGGATTATTGAGGATGACGGAGCGGGTGTTGCCCCGGAGATGAAAGATCAGATCATGGAGAGAGGCGTCGGGTGTAATACCGGATTCGGACTCTTTCTTTCAGCAGAGATCCTCTCCATCACCGGCATGACCATCACCGAAACCGGCACAGATGGGGAGGGGGCCAGATTTGAGATCCGAGTTCCAAAAGGGATGTTCCGTCTTGGAACAGATCAGAGACCGGAGGAGAGAGGATGACTGATCCTGGGTCAGACCAATCGATTCCTGGATTTGAGGAGATACCCTATGAGGCTTTTTTTTCAAACGCACCAATAGGTATCTTTGTTGCCGACGACCAGGGCAGATATCTCTTTGTGAATGATGCTGCCTGCACCATGACCGGGTATACCAGAGATGAGCTCATCGGAAAAAACCTCATACAGTTCGTCTACCCTGATGACCGGGAATTTGCATATAGACACTTCGCACAGGTCAAGGAGACCGGATCTGCGGTAGGAGACTGCCGGTATGTTACGAAGTCTAAAGAGATCAGATACTGGGAAGTAAAGGCAGTCAGAATTTCTGATACCTGTTATATCGGATATACCTCGGATATTACCGATAAAAAACGATCAGAGCATGAAATTGTACGGAAGAATGAGGAACTTCAGGCAACTTTTGAAGAACTTTCATCAACCGAAGAGGAGCTGAAGCAGCAACTTGAAGAGATCCTCTCGGCACAGGCAGAGATTGAAGAACGTGAGCAAAAATATCGCCTTTTATTCAACACCAGCGAAGCAGGTATTGCTCTGCATGAAATTATCTGGAACGAAGAAGATGTTCCGGTTGATTACCGGTTCCTTGAAATAAACCCGGCATTTGAGAAGATTACCGGACTTTCAGCCAAAGATATCATCGGAAAGCGGGTAACTGAAGTCCTGCCCGGTGTGGAGTCATATTGGATTGAAACATACGGAAAAGTAGCACGTACCGGAAAGACAGTGCATTTCGAGAATTTCAGTCATGAACTCGGAAAATATTACGAGGTCACTGCATACTCCCCGGTCAAGGGCCAGTTTGCAACTCTGATTCAGGATGTAACCGAGCGGAAGAAACAGGAGATACAGCTCAAAGAGACGAACAGCTTTCTTGAAAATCTTATTAATCATGCAAATGTGCCCATTATTGTCTGGGATCCCTCATTCACCATTACGCGAATAAATCACGCATTCGAACTTCTTATTGGGAAACCTGCAAATGAGATCGTGGGAAAAAAGCTCGAGACCCTCTTCCCTCCTGATGAGGCAGAACGCTCGATGCGGCTCATCCAGACAACCCTTGAAGGGGTCAGGTGGGAGACCGCAGAAATTCCTCTTTTAAATAAAGATGGTGAGATAAAGACAGTCCTGTGGAACTCGGCAACCATTTATGATCCTGATGGGATGACACCCCGTGCAACTATCGCTCAGGGCAGGGATATTACCGCAGAACGGCAGCTAGAGCGGGAAAAAGATGAGGCTGCTGCCCAGATACAGGAAAATATTGCAAAACTGGCCATACTCAATGACGGTATCAGAAATCCCCTCACCATCATCGCAACATTCACTGAAATGGCTGCGGATACACAGACTGCAGACCTCATTCTTGCAGAGATAAGCAGGATAGATGAGATGGTAAATAGTCTTGACCGGGAGTGGATAAAATCAGAAAAGATTCTGAACTTCCTGAAGAAGCATGATTTCGAAAAGACCGGATTTGACATCAACAAATACCCGGATGTATTACCAGATATCCATCAGAACGGTGAAAAATCGGGTTTTAGCCCATCCGGCAGATATGAACTCTTTATCGAAGAGCTCCAGGCACAACTCTATACCATCTTGGACAGTATTGATGCCCTGATTTATGTAGCAGATATGGAGACGTATGAAATCCTCTACCTGAATAAACAGGGTCGTTATATATTTGGAAATATCCTGGGCCAGAAATGTTACACCTATTTCCAGAATAATGCAGATGGTCCCTGCCAGTTCTGCACAAACCATCTCCTCGTTGATGAAAAAGGGCCAACAGGTGTGTACCGGTGGGAATATTATAATACCAGAACCGGAAGGTGGTTTGACTGCCGGGACCGGGCTATCAGGTGGACGGACGGAAGACTTGTGCGACTGGAAATTGCTACAGACATAACAGAGAAGAAGCACAAAGAAGAAGAGATCAAAGAAAGTGAGGAACGATTCAGGACTCTTGTCAATGCAATACAGGAGACAATGTCTGTCATTGACCGGGACGGGACATTCATCTATGCAAATGCCACCGCAGCAAGGAATCTTTCAGGTAAGGATCCATCGTTTGTAATCGGAAAGAACATCAGGGATTTTGTATCTGAAGAGAAAGCAGAAGAGTTGATTCAGAATTACCGGACAACCATTGATACCGGCATTCCGTTTGCCGGTGAGGTTCCGGTAATGATGCAGGGGGAGCTCAAATACTTTTATAACCGGCTGATTCCTTTCAGGTTTTCCCAGGATGACGAGCAGGCAGTGCTCTCCCTTTCCCTGGATATTACGAAGCAGCATGCAATCAGGGAAGAGCTGACTCTTCGGGAGGAGCAGTACCGGAGAATAGTTGATACTGCACAAGAGGGCATCTGGCAGATGGATCGACAGAAGAATACGGTATATGTAAATCCACGGATGGCAGAGATGCTCGGGTTTACTCCTGAAGAGATGCTGGGGAAAAATGTCACATCATTTATGCCACCAGAGGAACTTGATCATCATGCACAAAGGATGATCCACCGGATGCATGGAGAGAATGAGCGGTATGAACAGGAGTTTGTGAAAAAGGATGGATCCCGGATCTGGCTGCATGTATCAGCAACCGCTCTGGTAAATGCAGATGGAACGTTCAACGGCTCTTTTGCGATGCTTACCGACATTACCGAACAAAAGAGGGCAGAAAAGGCACTTATTGAGAGTGAAACCAGGTTTTATGAACTCTTCAATAATCTGCCTGTTGCAGTAGCCATTTATCGGCCGGTAGATAACGGAACTGATTTCATCTTTACAGACTTTAATCGTGCAGGTGAACAGATTGAGAAAATAGAAAGAACAGACATTATTGGGAGAAGTGTTCTGGAAGTATTCCCCGGGGTCAGGGATTTTGGTCTTTTTGAGGTTTTTCAGCGAGTATACGAGACTGGAATCCCTGAAAAATTTCCGATCTCATTTTACAAGGACAACCGGGTGACCGGATGGAGGGAAAATTATGTCTACAAACTTCCATCAGGAGAGATGGTCGCAATTTATGAAGATATGACGGAGCGAAAACAGGCAGAACATGAACTGTTCGTTCTCTCCCGTTCACTATCAGAAGCGATGAAGATTGCAAAAATGGCAGCATGGGAGTATGATCTGAAGACCGGGATGTTTACTTTTAATGACTTGTTTTATTCCATGCTCAAGATAACGGCTGCAGAGGCTGGTGGTTACCAGATGTCAGCTGATGAGTTTGCAGATAGGTTCATCGTCCCGGCATATGCCAGTCAGGTACGTGAGATAATACAAAAGGCAGCAGAATCATCTGATCCCGAATTCGAGATGATAATCGAGGGAGAGCTACGCCGTCCGGATAACAGCACCTTCTGGGTGACCACCTGGCTGAAGACTGACCGGGATGATGCAGGAGAGATTACCAGGCTCTTCGGGGTCAACCAGGATATTACCGAACGGAAGGAGATGGAGACTAAACTGAAAGACTCCACACAGAAGTTACTGCTCCTCACCCAGATCAACCGACATGACATCTTTAATGAGCTGACGGCAATGCATCTCATGCATGACCTTGCCCTTGATACCAACGACCTTACGGAGATCTACTCACTTATCAAGAGATCTGAGGAAGGACTGCGAAGGATTGAGAGAGTATTACAGTTTACCAAGGAGTACGATAATTTTGCCTCCTCACAGAGTTTGTGGATGGTCCTCCACCGGATCATAGACTCGATTCGGGAAGAAGTTGCGGCAGGGGATATCCTTTTTGAAAATTCTGTTCCGGAGAACATTGAGGTTTTTACAGATCCGATGATTCAAAAAGTTTTCAAGGCCCTGTATGAAAATGCTATTCGACATGGACAGAACCTGACAAAAGTCTGGTTTTACACCCAGGAGCGTGAGGGAGGTCTGATAATTTACTGCGAAGATGACGGTGTAGGAATTCCGGATGTAGAGAAAGATGCAATTTTCAGATATGGCCATGGAAAACATACGGGAATAGGTCTCTTTCTTGCGAGGGAGATGCTTTCGATAAACAGCCTGACCATATGCGAATCTGGAATGGAAACAAAGGGGTCCAGATTTGAAATACATATCCCTAAGGGGAAATGGAGATATAGAAGAAGTACCTCCGATACCACTACAAATTCAGACAGAAGAGAGCATACAGGAGAATAGAACGTATCGATGAATCTGATCCGAAATTTTTCGTTGAAACACGAATCGCATAGGGAGGATTATACAATTCGACGTATCGCATCAGACTTTTCGATCGTATGGTATCAGAATAGAATATTCATCCAACCTGCCGTGCTCTCTGAATAATTATAGGCTTTCTCCGGGGATCAGCTTTCCATGCATCCAGACAGGGGATGATTTTACGTTCCATTTTCTGTACGAATGGTACACTTTTTGGATCATAAAAGTGTTGCAAAAGTACACTTTTCTGAACGTTCGCTCAAAAAAAGTCCTTCAATATCTCTGGGGGTTTACTTCGATTCCCCGTCAGTAATGGACGCTGTATTAAAATTATGATGTTTTCGAAGAAACTCGAGGACCTTATCAGACTCCATCCACCGGTGATCCAGATCATTCACGATGGAATCTATCTTTGCAACCTGCTCACTGATCTTCTCTGCAAATTCCACGTCATCAGACATACTTGCCAGCGTAAGGATGATACTGAGAGGATTGCGGATCTGGTCATTGAGAACCGCTAGTTTTGCAATATTCTTCTCTATCTGTCTGACTGCTGCAGTTTTTTCATCTTCGAGCTGCCGTTCCCGGGTGATGTCTTTCCCTGAAGCAAGAATTCCGATGCATTTGCCAGAAGGAGAGCGAATCGCATGCATAAACCATGAGATGAACCGGGGTGAACCGTCACTGGTTAGAATTTCCCCTTTGAACCGTGAACAATCTCCATACCAGCCCTGGAAGAATTCATGGAAGAATTGCCGTGTCAGGGCCCATTCAGAGGGGGGAAGAAACTGATCAAACCAGTTTTTTCCAATGATATCATCATGCGAAAGACCCAGGAACTCACACCCTCTCCGGTTGATAAGAGTGATTGTGCCATGCCGGTCAAAGGCCAGAATCATCACCTCTGCAACGTTGAGATACTGATGTGCACGTTCCCGTTCAAACCTGATCCGTTCAGCGGCTTTCACCTGCTCTGTGATATCATATGCAATCCCGATAACGCCGTTGATTATCTGATCCGGTCCGGTCATAGGGGTGAGCGAGGTCTGGAAGATTACCCCGTTATGATCATATTCAAATGTTACTTCTTCTCCGCGTAATGCACGGATATGCGCCTCTATTGCCGGGTGATTCCCTTTTGAAGAGTGAAAAAAATCATAAAGATTCTGTCCGACAACTTCTCCGGGGGTAAGACCAATAAGGGATAGGCCCTTTCCTTCTGATAGAAGATAATTGAGCTCCCTGTCAACAACCCAGAGAGTTGCCGGAATCTGCCGGGTAATAAACCGCAGTTGTTCCTCACGCTTACGGATTTCATACTCCGCCTGGGCAAGCTGCTGGTACTGGAGACGCAGCTCATCCTGCTGAGCGATGAGTTCCTCATTTAAAACAGAGATTTCAGCATTTTGAAGGATAAGAGAGTTATAGAGTTTCTGGTAATCTTCAGTGTATTCGGGTTTTTTCTGGAGAGGATGCTGATCAGGAGCATCTGGGAGAGGGGTAGGGATCTGGCGCCTTGAGTTATCCATTATATAACTCCGGATTCAGATGAGACTAATCGATTCCATCGCTGATATGGGAGACCAAAGAACATTTTTTGGAAGGAATTAATACTGATGGTAAGATCAGTAGATTGCATAAACCTGATTAAAGGTAGTCCATAAGTCGATAAATACGTTATATTGTGCTGTACATATTCAAGCCATATAGCATCATAAAACCGGAAGACCGTCATTTCAATAACAGGAGTCAGAAATAATTATGAAATTAAGATATATTATTATTACTGATTCATATCTGATATCAACTTACGGACATCAATCCAGATAACCAGTTCTTTTCTGCTCTCTCCCCGCTCACCTACTTCCTTCTTTATTATCCCAAGAATATGCCCCTCTTCTTCAGTGCCACCCCGTGCAGCCTGATCAATGTCCGTGACCGGCACGGTCAGAACTGAAGTAACCTCATCCACAACAATTCCGGTTTTTTGTGACGAGACCGTATCATCCATAACAATAAACCGGAGGTCTGCAGAAGACTTGTCTTTTGCTGCTGCAATCTGAAGGAGCTGACGAAGGTCAATGATCGTGGTTATCTCACCGCGAAGATCAATGATTCCTCTGATATGGGATGGAGCGTGAGGGAGAGGGGTAATTTTTGAGGCTTCAACGATCTCCCGGACATCAAAGAGATTCACTGCAAATTTATCCTCTCCAATAATAAACTCAACAACCTGGATTTCATCATCCTGTTCCTTTTTGCCAGTATGAATCTTTAGATCAGCAATTTCCATGATTCCCTCTAAATTTTAAACTTCGCCATTTCACTGGAGACAATTTCCACGATCTCATTCACATTTGCAACTATCTTACTGATCTGGTCAATAGACGCCGAAGCTTCCTGGGTTGCAGCTGCTGCATCTCCTGCCTCTTTTGCCGTATTTTGAACCAGCCCGCTTACTTCATTAATACTGGCGGTTACTTCTTCTACTGATGCTGCCTGTTCTTCTGATGATGATGCCACATCGGTTGCGTTCCGGGTGATGTCATCAATGGATGCTGCAATCTGCTCAAAAGCCCCGAGCGTTTCTGAAAGGGCAGAACTTCCCATGGCAACAGTCTCTCCTGCATGACCCATGGCATCATTCGCCTTTTTGGCTTTTGTCTGGAGGGCCATGATCATATCTGCAATATTCTCGGCGGACTGACGTGAATCCTGGGCAAGGGATTTGACTTCAGCTGCAACTACCGCAAATCCTCGTCCTGCTTCACCGGCCCGTGCTGCTTCAATAGCTGCGTTCAGGGCAAGAAGGTTGGTCTGGTTTGCGATATCTGAAATGAGTCTTACAATTTTACCGATCTCATCCATCTGCTGATTGATGTCTTTGACTATCTGATCAACTTCAGACGATGACCGCTTGATCTCCTCCATTGCCGTCTCAGATTTTTGTGCCAGTTCAACCCCGTTCTTTGCATACCCGTTTGCTGCGGTTGCGGTGGATGATACCTCCTCGGCACGGCGGGATACTTCAGCAACGGTGGTATTGAGATCTTCCATAGCTTTGAGAACCTGGTGAATACCATCTTCTCCCCGTATTGCATTAGAACTGACTTCCCCGGCATTTTTTGCAATTTGTTGTGCTCCGGCTGAAACCTCCTCAATACTTGCGGTCGCTTCTTCAGCATTGGAGGCAAGGTCAAGAAGTTGTTTATTGATAAGACCCACAGCTGCCGATATCTGGATACCGATATTGTTCAGGGCGTCTTTAAATTCTACCCAGTCACCTGATACCTTCAGTGATGGATCCACCCGTGCAGTAAAGTTGGAATTTGCATATTCTTTGGAAACGCGAAGGGCTTCGTTCACCGGGACGATAACACTGTCCAGTGTCTCATTGACTCCTTGTACGATCTTGCGGAAATCACCCTGATGTTTGGAGGCATCTGCACGTGTTTTAAGTTTTCCATCAAGTGCTGCCCTGGAAAGCATATTTGCATCATCGACCAGAGCGTTGACAGCATCAATACAGACATTTAGATTATTCTTGATGGTGTTGAAATCACCGTTATAGTTATCAGTGATCTTTGCCGGAATATCTCCTTTGGAAATACGATCAACATATCTCGCAGCAACATTGAGCGGTCCAATAACCGCGTCTAGCGTATCATTCACACCCTCAACGATCTTCCGGAAATCGCCCTGATGTTTGGAGGCATCTGCACGGGTATCTAAACGACCTTCTACAGCTGCTTTGGAAAGTAAATTTGCATCCTCCACTAATGCTTTAATATTATCCCGTAGTTGTATCAAATATTCATGAATTTGATCTTTTTCTGAGGCTTTTTGAACATCTGCAGTCATATCGCCCTCAGATAGTTTTGTCACGTACACAATTAAGTCTGAAAGCCAAAGAGGCTGTTGCACAAACACAAAAAAAGCTTAATATAAATTATTAAAGCTTAATTATATATATTATTAAGATCAATATATTATATGTCTCATCGCTATAACATGATTAGAGGATATGGTAATGAACAACAATTTTTACTCCCTGTCAATGCGATGGACTGGCTATCTGAAAATGATATTACTTATGGCATATTAGAAATTCTTTCGATTCTCGATATTAGTCCATTTATTAATAAATATCGTGACGATGGTCGCGGTTCTGCCTTTTTTGATCCTCGTTCAATGCTTGGAATAATAATTTATTCAATGATTCGTGGAGAAAAATCTAGCAGAAAAATTGAGATGTGCTGCCATTATGATATTGGATATCGGATCGTCGCCAATAATCTTACACCTGACCATACAACGATCTATCGTTTCAAGAAGAATAATTCAAAAGAAATCAAATCCCTTTTTAAACAATTATCTCAAATTATCGTAGAATCCGGGATAGCAAGAATCGGTGTCCTAGCCCTCGATGGATCAAAATTTGGCTGTAATGCCTCTTTATCAGCCAATAAAAAATTAAAATACCTTGAAGCAGAGCTAGGTCGGCTTTTTGATGAATCACAGGAAATTGATGAGTTAGAAAACGATGATATAAATATTCAGGATATGGAGATTAACCGACTACCTGAGCATCTTTCAACAAAAGAAAAACGAAAGGAAGTTCTTAATCGGGCTAAAGAGAAATTAATTGAACGACATGATATCGAATCTAAAAAACAAGAAGAAAAGATTCTGGACCGCGAAAAAGAAGAATTAGAATCGGGTAAAAAGAAACG from Methanospirillum hungatei JF-1 includes the following:
- a CDS encoding PAS domain S-box protein → MDNSRRQIPTPLPDAPDQHPLQKKPEYTEDYQKLYNSLILQNAEISVLNEELIAQQDELRLQYQQLAQAEYEIRKREEQLRFITRQIPATLWVVDRELNYLLSEGKGLSLIGLTPGEVVGQNLYDFFHSSKGNHPAIEAHIRALRGEEVTFEYDHNGVIFQTSLTPMTGPDQIINGVIGIAYDITEQVKAAERIRFERERAHQYLNVAEVMILAFDRHGTITLINRRGCEFLGLSHDDIIGKNWFDQFLPPSEWALTRQFFHEFFQGWYGDCSRFKGEILTSDGSPRFISWFMHAIRSPSGKCIGILASGKDITRERQLEDEKTAAVRQIEKNIAKLAVLNDQIRNPLSIILTLASMSDDVEFAEKISEQVAKIDSIVNDLDHRWMESDKVLEFLRKHHNFNTASITDGESK
- a CDS encoding chemotaxis protein CheW; amino-acid sequence: MEIADLKIHTGKKEQDDEIQVVEFIIGEDKFAVNLFDVREIVEASKITPLPHAPSHIRGIIDLRGEITTIIDLRQLLQIAAAKDKSSADLRFIVMDDTVSSQKTGIVVDEVTSVLTVPVTDIDQAARGGTEEEGHILGIIKKEVGERGESRKELVIWIDVRKLISDMNQ
- a CDS encoding methyl-accepting chemotaxis protein; the protein is MQQPLWLSDLIVYVTKLSEGDMTADVQKASEKDQIHEYLIQLRDNIKALVEDANLLSKAAVEGRLDTRADASKHQGDFRKIVEGVNDTLDAVIGPLNVAARYVDRISKGDIPAKITDNYNGDFNTIKNNLNVCIDAVNALVDDANMLSRAALDGKLKTRADASKHQGDFRKIVQGVNETLDSVIVPVNEALRVSKEYANSNFTARVDPSLKVSGDWVEFKDALNNIGIQISAAVGLINKQLLDLASNAEEATASIEEVSAGAQQIAKNAGEVSSNAIRGEDGIHQVLKAMEDLNTTVAEVSRRAEEVSSTATAANGYAKNGVELAQKSETAMEEIKRSSSEVDQIVKDINQQMDEIGKIVRLISDIANQTNLLALNAAIEAARAGEAGRGFAVVAAEVKSLAQDSRQSAENIADMIMALQTKAKKANDAMGHAGETVAMGSSALSETLGAFEQIAASIDDITRNATDVASSSEEQAASVEEVTASINEVSGLVQNTAKEAGDAAAATQEASASIDQISKIVANVNEIVEIVSSEMAKFKI